TTCAATCTTCTTTTGAACATTAAGCGGTTTAAAATTTAACCCCAAGACTTCCTATAAATACGGATACAATGTGTATGATCTCTATAACTCAActcaaacaaacaaagaaaaacaatggCAATCATGACATCATTGGCCTCTTTTCTCCTCATTCTCCTGTTGGCTGCAGCTGTCTGCACCCACGGAGAAGAATCGGTAAGGGACAGCAATGGGAACGAAGTTCGACTCAAAGAACAATACTACATACAACCGATCAGTAACGGGATTAACGGCGGTAGTCTTGCTCCACTTGCTGGTATAAATCCCTTTTGTGAACCACGTGGTATTAGCGAAACATTTACGGGAGAACCGGGAGTGCCAGTTAGCATAGCATATCCACCGGGGTTCATCACGCCATTAGAAGTTGTCAAAACAAATTTCAGTATAACCATCGAGTTCAAGTCCAACGACTGTAAGGAGCTATCCAAGTTCTGGGAAGTCTATGAAGCACGGTATATCATTGAGCCTCCAATTCTCATCGGTGGTAGACCTGAGGAACCAAATAGCCGGTTTAAGATAGAGAAAGtcggagaagaagatggaacAAACATTTACAAATTGACCACTTCTGCCGGAAACGTTGGATCCATCCCACTATTGGGAACTACACCACAACAAGTTCTAGTTCTCACCAATGATGTGGCTAAGA
This region of Brassica oleracea var. oleracea cultivar TO1000 unplaced genomic scaffold, BOL UnpScaffold02800, whole genome shotgun sequence genomic DNA includes:
- the LOC106321742 gene encoding endogenous alpha-amylase/subtilisin inhibitor-like (The sequence of the model RefSeq protein was modified relative to this genomic sequence to represent the inferred CDS: added 64 bases not found in genome assembly) yields the protein MAIMTSLASFLLILLLAAAVCTHGEESVRDSNGNEVRLKEQYYIQPISNGINGGSLAPLAGINPFCEPRGISETFTGEPGVPVSIAYPPGFITPLEVVKTNFSITIEFKSNDCKELSKFWEVYEARYIIEPPILIGGRPEEPNSRFKIEKVGEEDGTNIYKLTTSAGNVGSIPLLGTTPQQVLVLTNDVAKTIFVKFIKVKDATSRVEKLGLRMIPFY